In Nocardia yunnanensis, one DNA window encodes the following:
- a CDS encoding phosphopantetheine-binding protein codes for MPQPLTLDGVRADIAGELFLEPEQLDPAADLFAAGLDSVRVLSLVERWRAAGCEVGLMDLVEEPTLDGWWRLLTAAREG; via the coding sequence GTGCCCCAACCCCTGACCCTGGACGGCGTGCGCGCCGACATCGCCGGCGAACTCTTCCTCGAACCCGAGCAACTGGACCCGGCTGCCGACCTGTTCGCCGCCGGCCTGGACTCGGTGCGGGTGCTGTCGCTGGTGGAACGCTGGCGCGCGGCCGGATGCGAGGTGGGCTTGATGGATCTGGTCGAAGAGCCCACCCTCGACGGCTGGTGGCGGCTGCTGACCGCCGCGCGGGAGGGCTGA
- a CDS encoding long-chain-fatty-acid--CoA ligase, with amino-acid sequence MIGVRPATVADLARHHPDPAAIAVRCGDRALTYDELDRAADRFAAALRAAGLRPGARVAYLGLESVDYYATLLGCARAGTVLVPINFRLTPTEIDYILTDSGAAMLLSDAGQREALGELAIPVVLADDLPRWYGYYPDAAPGHAVRPGDAVVQLYTSGTTGLPKGVVLAHRSFFAVRDALADAGLDWIDWRPGDSGLIGIPGFHVGGLWWAIQGFAAGAAMVAMPRFDSGTAVRLVAELGVTTICVVPSMLRLMLDEPADPAALASVRKVVYGGSPIPEALLRTAIERLGCEFAQIYGLTETGNTAICLPPDAHRPGSPLLRAAGRAYPGFGVEIIDADGAVLPAGEVGEIRLRTPGHMLEYWRNPVATADTLRDGWIHTGDAGYLDGDGYLFLCDRLEDLIIVAGENIYPAEIENVLAAHPAVADAAVIGRPDERFGERVHAVIALRPDAVATARDLFEFCRDRLAAFKIPSRFDFVDRIPRNPSGKILRRELRDRH; translated from the coding sequence GTGATCGGCGTGCGCCCGGCCACCGTGGCGGACCTGGCGCGTCACCACCCGGACCCGGCCGCGATCGCGGTGCGCTGCGGCGACCGGGCGCTGACCTATGACGAATTGGACCGGGCCGCCGATCGGTTCGCCGCCGCGCTGCGGGCCGCGGGGTTGCGGCCCGGCGCGCGGGTGGCGTATCTCGGGCTGGAGTCGGTGGACTACTACGCGACCCTGCTCGGCTGCGCTCGTGCCGGAACGGTGCTGGTGCCGATCAACTTCCGGCTCACCCCCACCGAGATCGACTACATTCTCACGGATTCCGGGGCCGCTATGTTGCTGTCGGACGCCGGGCAACGGGAAGCGCTGGGGGAGTTGGCGATTCCCGTTGTACTCGCCGACGATCTGCCGCGCTGGTACGGGTACTACCCGGACGCCGCCCCGGGGCATGCGGTCCGCCCCGGCGACGCGGTCGTGCAGCTCTACACCAGCGGCACCACCGGACTGCCCAAAGGCGTGGTGCTGGCGCACCGCAGCTTCTTCGCGGTCCGCGACGCCCTCGCGGACGCGGGTCTGGACTGGATCGACTGGCGTCCCGGAGACAGCGGGCTGATCGGCATACCCGGGTTCCATGTCGGTGGACTCTGGTGGGCGATACAGGGTTTCGCCGCCGGAGCCGCCATGGTCGCCATGCCGCGTTTCGACAGCGGCACGGCGGTGCGGCTGGTCGCCGAACTGGGGGTGACCACGATCTGCGTGGTGCCGTCGATGCTGCGGCTCATGCTCGACGAACCCGCCGATCCGGCCGCCCTGGCCAGCGTGCGCAAGGTCGTCTACGGCGGCTCGCCCATCCCGGAGGCATTGCTGCGCACCGCGATCGAACGTCTCGGGTGTGAGTTCGCCCAGATCTACGGGCTCACCGAGACCGGCAATACCGCGATCTGCCTGCCCCCGGACGCGCACCGGCCGGGCAGTCCGCTGCTGCGCGCGGCGGGGCGGGCGTATCCCGGCTTCGGCGTCGAGATCATCGACGCCGACGGTGCCGTGCTGCCCGCCGGGGAGGTGGGGGAGATCCGCCTGCGGACGCCCGGGCACATGCTCGAGTACTGGCGCAATCCCGTCGCCACCGCGGACACCCTGCGCGACGGCTGGATTCACACCGGCGACGCCGGATACCTCGACGGCGACGGCTACCTGTTCCTGTGCGACCGCCTCGAGGACCTGATCATCGTGGCGGGCGAGAACATCTATCCCGCCGAGATCGAGAACGTGCTGGCCGCGCACCCGGCCGTCGCCGACGCCGCCGTGATCGGCCGGCCGGACGAACGCTTCGGCGAACGAGTCCACGCGGTGATCGCCCTACGTCCCGACGCCGTCGCCACGGCGCGCGACCTTTTCGAGTTCTGCCGAGACCGGCTGGCCGCCTTCAAGATTCCGTCCCGCTTCGACTTCGTCGACCGCATCCCGCGCAACCCCAGCGGCAAGATCCTGCGGCGCGAACTGCGCGACCGCCACTGA
- a CDS encoding FcoT family thioesterase, with protein MTTATAVFVNEPGQLDEVLSCYKPHCRYLKSLSVDVFGDRIVGTGTFAIPEPCYIDDTGHLNAVEVGICYNQLLYQTMATMVRHRTGPVLADWTMPEFLRRYLPDVLIAASRNVFRRAIDSRAFTGEFVIERAARYRPGPDASERIALETRYRFWDEFGGACDGEIRVVIVDTGSAP; from the coding sequence ATGACCACCGCCACCGCTGTTTTCGTCAACGAACCCGGGCAGCTCGACGAGGTGCTGAGCTGCTACAAACCGCACTGCCGCTATCTGAAGTCGCTGAGCGTCGACGTGTTCGGTGATCGGATCGTCGGCACCGGCACCTTCGCCATTCCCGAACCCTGCTACATCGACGACACCGGGCATCTCAACGCGGTCGAGGTCGGCATCTGCTACAACCAGCTGCTCTACCAGACCATGGCCACCATGGTCCGCCACCGCACCGGGCCGGTGCTGGCCGACTGGACCATGCCGGAGTTCCTCCGCCGGTATCTGCCCGACGTGCTGATCGCCGCCTCCCGCAATGTCTTCCGCCGCGCCATCGACTCGCGCGCCTTCACCGGCGAGTTCGTCATCGAACGCGCCGCCCGCTACCGGCCCGGCCCGGACGCGTCCGAACGCATCGCCCTCGAGACCCGCTATCGATTCTGGGACGAGTTCGGCGGCGCGTGCGACGGCGAGATCCGGGTCGTGATCGTGGACACCGGGAGTGCCCCGTGA